From Acipenser ruthenus chromosome 23, fAciRut3.2 maternal haplotype, whole genome shotgun sequence, the proteins below share one genomic window:
- the LOC117413098 gene encoding protein sprouty homolog 4-like, translated as MKDKQLQMEPRIPHHISGVSSSVMVQPLLDGRVPYGRLQQPLTILPIDQMKTTHIENDYIDCPVVAQRPANQKPLRGAHESLLISHHHQSHHPHTQRCDHHDITHPWISFSGRPSSISSGSSTSSDQRLLDHAAPPPVADQTSHRTVSMQPKPLNSKPLDLKGAVTLESIKQHMLRCEECGKCKCTECMLPRALPSCWVFNQECLCSAQTLVDSATCMCLVKGIFYHCTTDEDDEGSCADRPCSCSHSNCCARWSFMGAMSLVLPCLVCYLPAMGCLKLSQKCYDRTSRPGCRCKDSKACKAMEVKAGSQGKPS; from the coding sequence ATGAAGGACAAGCAGCTGCAGATGGAGCCCAGGATTCCACACCACATCTCTGGAGTTTCTTCTTCGGTTATGGTACAGCCTTTACTAGACGGCCGGGTGCCCTATGGCCGGCTGCAGCAACCCCTGACCATCTTGCCCATTGACCAGATGAAGACGACCCACATTGAGAACGATTACATTGACTGTCCGGTGGTGGCACAACGGCCAGCCAATCAGAAGCCGCTCAGAGGGGCCCATGAATCCCTCCTGATCAGCCACCACCACCAGAGCCACCACCCACACACGCAGAGGTGCGACCACCACGACATCACTCACCCATGGATATCGTTCAGCGGCCGCCCCAGTTCCATTAGCAGTGGCAGTAGCACCTCATCGGATCAGAGGCTACTGGACCATGCAGCCCCTCCCCCGGTGGCTGACCAGACCTCCCACAGGACTGTCAGCATGCAGCCCAAGCCTTTGAACTCCAAGCCCTTAGATCTCAAGGGGGCCGTGACCCTGGAGAGCATCAAGCAGCACATGCTGCGCTGTGAGGAATGTGGGAAATGCAAGTGCACAGAATGTATGCTTCCCAGGGCCTTGCCCTCCTGTTGGGTGTTCAACCAGGAGTGCCTGTGCTCAGCCCAGACCCTGGTGGACTCCGCCACGTGCATGTGCCTCGTCAAGGGAATATTTTACCATTGCACCACGGATGAAGACGACGAAGGCTCCTGCGCCGACCGCCCCTGCTCCTGCTCCCATTCCAACTGCTGTGCCCGCTGGTCCTTCATGGGGGCCATGTCTCTGGTGCTGCCCTGCCTTGTGTGCTACCTGCCAGCGATGGGCTGCCTCAAACTGTCGCAGAAGTGCTACGACAGAACCAGCCGCCCCGGCTGCCGTTGCAAGGACTCAAAAGCCTGCAAAGCAATGGAGGTTAAAGCAGGCAGCCAGGGGAAACCGTCCTGA